A genomic segment from Ramlibacter agri encodes:
- a CDS encoding EF-hand domain-containing protein, with protein MPHAFRIVPVLALALLSAAAAQAQTRSVQGSTSSRPAANTVAAQATPNPAGLRSSFPAGLTAGSGAGTSTDRVAASANPNGNVGTSVPSTNNVAGGFSTGGAIGTTGGVDTGVASPATNVLGAGGAAGPSQYLGSGAGGVNAVDAARAFLEADGNHDGELSRSEFRRLPNPTMSFEQMDRNFDGVISRFEYDDSLQ; from the coding sequence ATGCCTCATGCTTTCCGCATCGTCCCCGTGCTCGCGCTCGCCCTGCTGTCTGCCGCGGCTGCGCAAGCGCAGACCCGCAGCGTGCAAGGGTCCACCAGCAGCCGTCCGGCGGCCAACACCGTGGCGGCCCAGGCCACGCCGAATCCGGCGGGGCTGCGCTCGTCTTTCCCGGCCGGCCTCACCGCCGGCAGCGGTGCCGGCACCTCGACCGATCGCGTCGCGGCCAGCGCGAACCCCAACGGCAACGTCGGCACATCGGTGCCCAGCACCAACAACGTGGCCGGCGGCTTCTCCACCGGCGGCGCCATCGGCACCACGGGCGGCGTGGACACGGGGGTGGCCTCGCCGGCCACCAACGTGCTCGGCGCAGGCGGCGCGGCCGGGCCCAGCCAGTACCTGGGCAGCGGCGCTGGCGGCGTCAATGCGGTGGACGCCGCGCGCGCCTTCCTCGAGGCCGACGGCAACCACGACGGCGAGCTGAGCCGCAGCGAGTTCCGCCGGCTGCCGAATCCCACCATGAGCTTCGAGCAGATGGACCGCAACTTCGACGGCGTCATCTCGCGCTTCGAATACGACGATTCGCTGCAGTAG